A portion of the Calliphora vicina chromosome 5, idCalVici1.1, whole genome shotgun sequence genome contains these proteins:
- the LOC135962282 gene encoding very long chain fatty acid elongase 4: MSATWDAIFKYGEVDNRFGLTSPLFTISVIASYLLFVYQIGPRFMKNRPAFQLKQFMTIYNVLQVGACLYIVTAIWDLESWGIFDFNKCITYEVNTLNRAKFDTLTYFTFWLKIAELCDTVVFVLRKKERQITYLHVFHHSSTITLVYLFLKYYRGNGALYPIYLNSWVHVIMYTYYFFANICSAEVMKKFISIKKSITIIQMIQFCFILAHAAIMWSNCQIPALLKAYHCLIVLVIFYGFYDFYKKAYTNSQASKLKNKAK; this comes from the exons atgtcgGCTACATGGGatgcaatttttaaat atGGAGAAGTTGATAACCGTTTCGGTTTAACCTCACCTCTATTTACAATAAGTGTCATTGCGTCATATCTATTATTTGTATATCAAATAGGACCGAG atTTATGAAAAATAGACCTGCATtccaattaaaacaatttatgacCATTTACAATGTGCTACAAGTTGGAGCCTGTTTATATATAGTCACTGCA ATATGGGATCTTGAGTCTTGGGgcatatttgattttaataaatgtatTACCTATGAGGTAAACACACTAAATCGTGCTAAATTTGATACACTGacgtattttacattttggttaaaaatagcAGAATTATGTGATACCGTGGTATTCGTACTGAGAAAGAAAGAAAGGCAAATAACATATTTGCATGTATTCCATCATTCGTCGACCATAACATTGGTATATTTATTCTTGAAATATTATAGAG GCAATGGCGCTTTATATCCCATTTATTTGAATAGTTGGGTTCATGTAATCATGTACACGTATTACTTTTTTGCCAATATCTGCAGTGCTGAGGTTAtgaagaaatttatttcaattaaaaaatccaTTACCATAATACAAATGATTCAGTTCTGCTTCATATTGGCCCATGCTGCTATTATGTGGTCAAATTGTCAGATTCCCGCCTTGCTAAAAGCCTATCATTGTCTTATTGTGTTAGTTATATTTTACGGTTTTTATGATTTCTATAAAAAGGCCTACACAAATTCGCAGGCcagcaaattaaaaaataaggcCAAGTAA